The following DNA comes from Buttiauxella agrestis.
GCAATAAAATTCACCACCCAAGAAACTGGGCCGTATTATATTCTGGCGCCGTTTGTTGCAATGCCTCATGCCCGACCGGAGTGTGGCGCAATTAAAACGGGTTTATCACTCACGCTATTAAAAAACAGCGTGGATTTTGGCGAAAGTAAAGAACCCGTAAAATTACTAATAGGATTGTCGGCAGCTGATTCTGATGAGCATATAGGTGCGATTCAGGCATTAAGCGAAATGTTTTGCGAAGAAGAAAAAATTGAAGCTTTGCTAAACGCGGATACCGCACGGCAACTCATGGATATTATCACTCAAGAGTAATCATTCTCTCGTCAGGATAAATATGAAAAATAAATCGGCTCGTGCCAAAGTCCAGGCTTTCGGCGGATTTCTTACAGCTATGGTTATCCCCAATATTGGCGCTTT
Coding sequences within:
- the cmtB gene encoding PTS mannitol transporter subunit IIA; protein product: MRLIDYFPDAAISIKDSADDWHQAIDYSMEVLLQKGYVTSSYIDAIKFTTQETGPYYILAPFVAMPHARPECGAIKTGLSLTLLKNSVDFGESKEPVKLLIGLSAADSDEHIGAIQALSEMFCEEEKIEALLNADTARQLMDIITQE